A window of the Rhodococcus sp. 4CII genome harbors these coding sequences:
- a CDS encoding transposase, with protein sequence MIPQRRYRDVSPELRTAAVKSVALLQNEVSSRWRAIQLVAEATGVHPNTLRNWVQAHPDGPRSPRRDLERELRERDAALAAASEMIADLSSRIPGHAGRD encoded by the coding sequence GTGATCCCGCAACGCCGCTACCGGGACGTCTCCCCGGAACTGAGGACCGCCGCCGTCAAGAGTGTCGCCCTCCTCCAGAACGAGGTCTCCTCCCGCTGGCGGGCGATCCAGCTCGTCGCCGAAGCCACCGGCGTGCACCCGAACACGCTGCGCAACTGGGTGCAAGCGCACCCCGACGGACCCCGATCCCCGCGCCGCGACCTCGAACGCGAACTGCGCGAACGGGATGCGGCGCTGGCCGCGGCGTCGGAGATGATCGCCGACCTGTCGTCGCGGATCCCAGGCCACGCCGGGCGGGACTGA